Proteins from a single region of Amycolatopsis sp. CA-230715:
- a CDS encoding PPE domain-containing protein: protein MGNDANTAGETLKGAAIGAGTGAAVGSVVPVIGTAAGAVVGGVVGGLVGLMSGGPEAQKAEASFNNRTIDGRQIWEQITQGEGSHSLHDGHTAAGDLAKTHDTRAQQISKLNSEMDAHWVGNSGQAAQNGAHPLGVWLKDSSTNLDNSGKYLGAQATSFDNVRKNVQEIAKDPPEAGFVDGINPMSDKDDQIEEYNKQGQHNVQAFTTYFSESAQNAAGMPKYNAWDGNKFSDTGDGGDFGGGGGGGGSFGGGGVGGGGGGGPQGKFDMPKADMPNTPHMPNPNDPRFNSDIPKTDIPKTDMPKFDDSTTQAGYTPQSYGPGGMPSTFGPGGGSASFGPGGGGGAGDFAAGAFGPGGAGLGAGSATGSGAGAAGAGKGGAMGAGAAGAGKGMAGKPGMAGMGGMAGHGAKGKGQDDEEHQSKYLVGDDPNEIFGTDELTAPPVIGE, encoded by the coding sequence ATGGGTAATGACGCGAACACCGCTGGTGAGACGCTCAAGGGCGCCGCGATCGGCGCCGGCACGGGTGCCGCGGTCGGTTCCGTGGTGCCGGTGATCGGCACCGCGGCCGGCGCGGTCGTCGGCGGCGTGGTCGGCGGGCTCGTCGGCCTCATGAGCGGCGGCCCCGAGGCCCAGAAGGCCGAGGCGAGCTTCAACAACCGCACGATCGACGGCAGGCAGATCTGGGAGCAGATCACCCAGGGCGAGGGCTCGCATTCGCTGCACGACGGGCACACGGCCGCGGGCGACCTGGCGAAAACGCACGACACGCGCGCGCAGCAGATCTCCAAGCTGAATTCCGAGATGGACGCGCACTGGGTCGGCAACTCGGGGCAGGCCGCGCAGAACGGCGCGCACCCGCTGGGGGTCTGGCTGAAGGACTCGTCGACCAACCTCGACAACAGCGGCAAGTACCTCGGCGCGCAGGCCACCTCGTTCGACAACGTCCGCAAGAACGTCCAGGAGATCGCGAAGGACCCGCCGGAGGCCGGCTTCGTCGACGGGATCAACCCGATGAGCGACAAGGACGACCAGATCGAGGAGTACAACAAGCAGGGCCAGCACAACGTCCAGGCGTTCACCACGTACTTCAGCGAAAGCGCGCAGAACGCCGCCGGCATGCCGAAGTACAACGCGTGGGACGGCAACAAGTTCTCCGACACCGGTGACGGCGGCGACTTCGGTGGTGGCGGCGGTGGTGGCGGGAGCTTCGGCGGTGGAGGTGTCGGCGGTGGCGGCGGTGGCGGCCCCCAGGGCAAGTTCGACATGCCGAAGGCCGATATGCCGAACACGCCGCACATGCCGAACCCGAACGACCCCCGGTTCAACTCGGACATCCCGAAGACCGACATCCCGAAAACGGACATGCCGAAGTTCGACGACAGCACGACCCAGGCCGGGTACACGCCGCAGAGCTACGGCCCCGGCGGCATGCCCAGCACCTTCGGCCCCGGCGGCGGATCGGCGAGCTTCGGTCCAGGCGGTGGCGGCGGTGCGGGTGACTTCGCCGCGGGCGCGTTCGGCCCCGGCGGTGCCGGGCTCGGCGCGGGTTCCGCGACCGGTTCGGGCGCGGGCGCGGCGGGTGCGGGCAAGGGCGGTGCCATGGGTGCCGGCGCGGCGGGTGCGGGCAAGGGCATGGCTGGCAAGCCCGGGATGGCGGGCATGGGCGGCATGGCGGGCCACGGTGCCAAGGGCAAGGGGCAGGACGACGAGGAGCACCAGTCGAAGTACCTCGTCGGCGACGACCCGAACGAGATCTTCGGCACCGACGAGCTCACCGCGCCACCCGTGATCGGCGAATAG
- a CDS encoding DUF3558 domain-containing protein has protein sequence MTRALTSRTSTARAGVAVVAAAAVLGACGGNGGTGAQPGGQSPAPVSSPGPAKPTAAPPVPSPLKADGIVAQPCTALSSAQTQQIGMVDPQSNPTSTGPGCVWRSASDDLNKVTIAPMTANKGGLDDIYANKGAYFEPKTVNGYPAVLSGAVEDRSEGNCNLWIGVTDQLAVAVQAQIARGANKANPCPVAEKVGAAMIDNLKGGAQ, from the coding sequence GGCCGCGGCGGTGCTCGGCGCCTGCGGCGGGAACGGCGGCACCGGCGCGCAGCCCGGTGGCCAGTCGCCCGCGCCGGTGTCCTCGCCGGGCCCGGCGAAACCGACGGCAGCGCCGCCCGTGCCGTCGCCGCTCAAGGCCGACGGGATCGTCGCGCAGCCGTGCACCGCGCTTTCGTCCGCGCAGACCCAGCAGATCGGGATGGTCGACCCGCAGAGCAACCCGACCAGCACCGGCCCGGGATGCGTCTGGCGTTCCGCGAGCGACGACCTGAACAAGGTGACGATCGCGCCGATGACCGCGAACAAGGGCGGTTTGGACGACATCTACGCGAACAAGGGCGCCTACTTCGAGCCGAAGACGGTCAACGGCTACCCGGCGGTGCTGTCCGGTGCGGTCGAGGACCGGTCCGAGGGCAACTGCAACCTGTGGATCGGGGTTACCGACCAGCTCGCCGTCGCGGTGCAGGCGCAGATCGCCCGCGGCGCGAACAAGGCCAACCCGTGCCCGGTCGCGGAGAAGGTCGGCGCGGCGATGATCGACAACCTCAAGGGGGGCGCGCAATGA